A genomic stretch from Cloacibacterium caeni includes:
- a CDS encoding heavy metal translocating P-type ATPase has translation MKKYTCPMHPQILKDQPGKCPLCGMNLIPLGGTARAEKDEHSHHHQNHGHHSESDSSAAGFDKHAGHHTPDFLKRFWITLVLSVPVLLLSHMIQQWLGFTIAFPGDKYVLLVLGSIIYFYGGMPFFKGFLGEVKAGAIGMMTLVALAITVAYVYSVAVVFGLPGMDFFWELATLIVIMLLGHWLEMRSQMAASKALQSLVALLPNDVTVEHNGSPVKIKLEQLKNGDTVIIRPGEKVAADGLIVEGSSYLNESMLTGESVPVRKESGGKVIAGSINGDGALKIKATGVGKDSYLNKVINLVQDAQAAKSNTQNLADKVAKWLTIVAIVLGVGTFAYWYITMGDLAFALERMVTVMVTACPHALGVAIPLVVAISTTLSATNGLLIRNRTAFETTRKLSTIIFDKTGTLTKGSHTVQKIIPLTEHYSENDLLQYAAAVQQNSEHHIAKGIMQTLSEKKLELWKSYNFRYMQGIGVTGIVNGKSVVAAGPNYFVQNNKQVPAIPEEINQDAETVNFILIDDVPVGIVSLADTIREGAKEAIDQLRSMNIKSFLLTGDNEKVAAAVSKQLGMDGYLANVLPHHKQEKVKEFQDKGEIVAMTGDGVNDAPALAAADVGIAVGSGTDVAAETADIILVNSDPRDVVKMIDFGKKTYSKMIQNLVWAVGYNVVAIPLAAGVLYPTFVLSPAMGAVLMSVSTIVVALNASLLKIK, from the coding sequence ATGAAAAAATACACCTGTCCCATGCATCCCCAAATTTTGAAGGACCAACCGGGGAAATGTCCACTATGCGGAATGAATTTAATTCCTTTAGGAGGAACCGCCCGAGCTGAAAAAGACGAACACAGCCATCATCATCAGAATCATGGTCATCACTCAGAATCTGATAGTTCAGCGGCGGGATTTGACAAACATGCAGGTCATCATACTCCGGATTTTCTAAAAAGATTCTGGATTACACTGGTGCTTTCTGTTCCGGTGCTGCTGCTTTCACATATGATTCAGCAGTGGCTTGGTTTCACCATAGCTTTTCCAGGCGATAAATACGTGCTGTTGGTTTTAGGAAGTATTATTTATTTCTACGGTGGAATGCCTTTTTTCAAAGGGTTTTTGGGCGAAGTGAAAGCCGGAGCTATTGGGATGATGACGCTCGTTGCTTTGGCGATTACCGTAGCTTATGTCTATTCCGTTGCCGTCGTATTCGGGCTGCCGGGCATGGATTTCTTTTGGGAGCTCGCCACCCTAATTGTCATCATGCTTCTGGGTCATTGGCTCGAAATGCGTTCACAGATGGCAGCTTCAAAAGCGTTGCAATCTCTAGTTGCCTTACTACCAAATGACGTAACCGTCGAGCATAACGGAAGTCCGGTTAAAATAAAACTGGAACAGCTGAAAAACGGAGATACCGTAATCATAAGACCGGGCGAAAAAGTCGCCGCTGACGGTCTGATTGTCGAGGGCAGTTCCTATTTAAATGAAAGCATGCTGACCGGAGAAAGTGTTCCTGTAAGAAAAGAGTCCGGTGGAAAGGTTATCGCAGGGTCTATCAATGGAGACGGGGCTTTAAAGATAAAAGCAACAGGGGTTGGAAAGGATTCGTACCTCAATAAGGTCATTAATTTGGTTCAGGATGCGCAGGCAGCAAAATCGAACACTCAGAATCTGGCGGATAAAGTAGCCAAATGGCTTACTATAGTAGCAATTGTGTTGGGAGTAGGAACTTTCGCTTACTGGTACATCACCATGGGAGATTTGGCTTTTGCTCTGGAACGGATGGTAACGGTAATGGTAACGGCTTGCCCTCATGCTTTAGGAGTGGCAATCCCTCTGGTGGTGGCCATTTCCACTACACTTTCAGCGACAAATGGTTTACTCATCAGAAACCGCACGGCTTTTGAAACCACCAGAAAATTATCGACCATTATTTTCGATAAAACCGGCACCCTTACGAAAGGTTCCCACACTGTGCAGAAAATCATTCCTCTAACGGAACACTATTCGGAAAACGATTTACTCCAGTATGCAGCAGCAGTGCAGCAGAACTCCGAACATCACATTGCAAAAGGAATCATGCAGACCCTTTCCGAGAAAAAACTGGAGCTATGGAAGTCATACAATTTCCGCTACATGCAGGGAATTGGAGTGACAGGAATCGTAAACGGTAAATCGGTTGTCGCGGCTGGTCCTAATTATTTTGTTCAAAACAATAAACAGGTACCTGCCATTCCGGAAGAAATCAACCAGGATGCAGAAACAGTGAACTTTATTTTGATTGATGACGTGCCCGTGGGTATTGTTTCTTTAGCAGATACCATTCGCGAAGGCGCAAAAGAAGCTATTGACCAACTTCGAAGCATGAACATTAAATCATTCCTGCTTACAGGTGATAACGAAAAGGTAGCGGCGGCGGTGTCAAAGCAGTTAGGAATGGACGGATATTTGGCAAATGTACTTCCGCACCACAAACAGGAAAAAGTAAAAGAATTTCAGGATAAAGGAGAAATCGTTGCCATGACAGGTGACGGCGTAAATGATGCACCGGCTTTGGCAGCAGCAGATGTAGGCATTGCAGTTGGCAGCGGAACTGATGTTGCTGCCGAAACCGCAGATATTATTCTGGTCAACAGTGACCCTCGAGACGTGGTGAAAATGATAGATTTTGGAAAGAAAACCTACAGCAAGATGATCCAGAATCTCGTATGGGCAGTGGGCTACAACGTCGTGGCTATTCCACTTGCTGCGGGTGTTCTGTATCCTACATTTGTCCTGAGTCCCGCCATGGGCGCAGTGCTGATGAGTGTAAGCACCATCGTGGTCGCACTTAATGCAAGTTTGTTAAAAATTAAATAA
- a CDS encoding DUF305 domain-containing protein: MNNSKHSHKVSPDHSASGKTHSAHDMDSEQKNGQMDHGGAYKKLFWMLLISFISMFILMYAMVDKLANVIPNINQLYMAGLMASPMLIIELLLMGKMYPNKKLNKILMGLGVLMMVLFWSGIRQQTAVGDVQFLKSMIPHHAGAILMVEESNLVDPEVRKLGEEIIKAQEEEIAVMRAKIKELQTRK; encoded by the coding sequence ATGAACAATTCAAAGCACAGCCACAAAGTTTCTCCGGACCATAGCGCTTCGGGGAAAACTCATTCCGCACACGATATGGATTCAGAACAAAAAAATGGACAAATGGATCACGGCGGCGCGTACAAAAAGTTATTTTGGATGCTTCTGATTTCCTTTATTTCAATGTTTATACTAATGTATGCGATGGTGGACAAGCTGGCTAATGTAATTCCAAACATAAACCAGTTATATATGGCAGGCCTGATGGCTTCTCCTATGTTAATCATCGAACTGCTGTTAATGGGGAAGATGTATCCCAACAAAAAACTCAATAAAATCCTTATGGGCCTCGGAGTGCTGATGATGGTGCTGTTTTGGTCCGGGATCCGGCAGCAGACAGCCGTGGGAGATGTCCAGTTTCTAAAGTCCATGATTCCACACCATGCAGGGGCTATTCTTATGGTCGAAGAAAGTAATCTGGTCGATCCGGAAGTGAGAAAGTTGGGCGAGGAAATTATCAAAGCACAGGAGGAAGAAATTGCCGTCATGAGGGCGAAAATTAAGGAACTTCAAACCCGGAAGTAA
- a CDS encoding GDCCVxC domain-containing (seleno)protein: MSTVKLQSIVTCPNCGHREEETMPTDSCQYFYECKKCKTVLKPKQGDCCVYCSYGTVPCPPVQQDRKCC, translated from the coding sequence ATGAGTACAGTTAAATTACAGTCAATAGTCACTTGTCCCAATTGCGGACACAGGGAAGAGGAAACAATGCCTACAGATTCCTGCCAATATTTCTACGAATGCAAAAAATGTAAGACCGTTTTAAAACCAAAACAGGGCGATTGCTGTGTATATTGCAGTTACGGGACAGTGCCGTGTCCACCTGTCCAACAGGACAGAAAATGTTGTTAA
- the merTP gene encoding mercuric transport protein MerTP, which yields MKTDKKLISTGLLAAFTASLCCITPLLAFIAGTSGLATTFSWLEPLRPYLIGLTIFVLGFAWYLKLKPKKQLDCSCEKDEKIPFTQSKMFLGIITLFAVVMLAFPYYSGIFYPTTEKQIIIVDQSNIREIEFTISGMTCASCGEHVNSEVNKLTGIISSDASYENKNAVVKFDDSKTNIDEIENAINGTGYVVTAKKEYQLETIGREKP from the coding sequence ATGAAAACAGACAAAAAATTAATCAGCACAGGTCTGCTGGCCGCCTTCACCGCCTCATTATGTTGCATTACACCATTATTAGCCTTCATTGCAGGAACAAGCGGCCTAGCTACAACTTTTTCCTGGCTCGAACCTTTACGGCCTTATTTAATCGGGTTAACAATTTTTGTTCTTGGTTTTGCCTGGTATCTTAAATTAAAACCTAAAAAACAATTAGACTGTAGCTGTGAGAAAGATGAGAAAATACCGTTCACGCAGTCCAAAATGTTTTTGGGGATTATAACCCTTTTCGCTGTCGTGATGCTTGCCTTCCCATACTATTCAGGAATTTTTTATCCAACAACAGAAAAGCAAATTATAATAGTAGATCAATCTAATATCCGGGAAATAGAATTTACAATTAGTGGAATGACCTGCGCAAGCTGTGGTGAACATGTCAATAGCGAAGTAAATAAACTGACGGGAATTATAAGTTCAGACGCTTCGTACGAAAACAAAAATGCAGTTGTGAAATTTGATGATTCAAAAACAAACATTGATGAAATCGAAAACGCCATAAACGGTACCGGGTATGTAGTAACCGCCAAGAAAGAATATCAATTGGAAACCATTGGTCGTGAAAAACCATAA
- a CDS encoding heme-binding domain-containing protein, whose translation MRKLNMIGWLAVLVVAIVLVIQVIPVERNVSTVPPGQSFEKTEKVPANVAAILKVSCYDCHSNNTRYPWYSELQPGAWFMAQHITKGKEELNFDEFNNYSKRRKKAKIKSIIRQIEKDEMPLKSYLLFHHDADLTTEQQKIVMQFFQSELEL comes from the coding sequence ATGAGAAAATTGAATATGATAGGCTGGCTGGCGGTGCTAGTGGTGGCTATTGTTTTAGTCATTCAGGTCATACCGGTGGAGCGTAATGTCTCCACCGTTCCGCCAGGTCAAAGTTTTGAAAAAACCGAAAAGGTGCCCGCCAACGTGGCTGCAATCCTTAAAGTTTCCTGTTACGACTGTCATTCCAATAATACCCGCTATCCCTGGTATTCAGAATTGCAGCCCGGCGCGTGGTTTATGGCGCAGCATATTACAAAAGGCAAAGAAGAACTCAATTTTGATGAGTTCAATAACTATTCAAAAAGACGTAAAAAAGCAAAAATAAAAAGCATCATCAGGCAGATTGAGAAAGACGAAATGCCTTTGAAATCTTATCTTTTATTTCATCATGATGCAGACTTAACCACAGAGCAACAAAAAATAGTGATGCAGTTTTTTCAGTCCGAACTTGAACTTTAA